Proteins encoded together in one Deinococcus hopiensis KR-140 window:
- a CDS encoding quinate 5-dehydrogenase: MTDLLRDWQPAPAGFKHVVSVSLGNSKRNAREELTVLGQPFVLERIGTDGDAKKAAELFQALDGRVDAFGLGGADLYVVAAGKRYTFGNVRKLVSHAKITPVLDGSGVKNTLERDAVMQLDPILNWSRQRVLMVSAVDRFGMAEAIAEAGANVVYGDIVFGLNMNVPLRSLPALRRVAHLVLPVVTKLPQDWFYPTGDKQETSVEGKGTRYYAWADVIAGDTHYVKRYAPRDLLSKTVLTQTITEADRLWMKDRGVARLITTTPRMGSRNFATNVLEAFFVALSGKREALSQEEYLRYIREVGFKPEVNEL, encoded by the coding sequence ATGACCGATCTCCTCCGTGACTGGCAACCCGCCCCCGCAGGCTTTAAGCATGTGGTGAGCGTGTCGCTGGGCAACAGCAAGCGCAACGCCCGCGAGGAACTGACGGTGCTGGGGCAGCCGTTCGTGCTGGAGCGCATCGGAACCGACGGCGACGCGAAAAAGGCCGCCGAGCTGTTTCAGGCCCTCGATGGACGGGTGGACGCCTTCGGGCTGGGCGGCGCAGATCTGTATGTGGTGGCCGCAGGCAAGCGCTACACCTTCGGCAACGTCCGCAAACTCGTTTCGCACGCCAAGATCACCCCCGTGCTGGACGGCAGCGGCGTCAAGAACACGCTGGAGCGCGACGCCGTGATGCAGCTCGACCCCATCCTGAACTGGAGCCGGCAGCGCGTGCTGATGGTCAGTGCCGTGGACCGCTTCGGGATGGCAGAAGCGATTGCGGAGGCGGGGGCAAATGTCGTGTACGGCGACATCGTGTTTGGCCTGAACATGAACGTTCCGCTGCGCAGCCTCCCCGCCCTGCGCCGTGTGGCCCACCTCGTCTTGCCCGTTGTCACCAAGCTGCCGCAAGACTGGTTCTATCCCACCGGCGATAAGCAGGAAACGAGCGTGGAGGGTAAGGGCACCCGCTACTACGCCTGGGCCGATGTGATCGCCGGAGATACCCACTACGTCAAGCGGTATGCCCCGCGTGACCTGCTGAGCAAAACAGTCCTCACCCAGACCATCACGGAAGCGGACCGCCTTTGGATGAAGGACCGGGGCGTCGCCCGCCTGATTACCACCACGCCCCGCATGGGCAGCCGCAACTTCGCCACCAATGTGCTCGAGGCCTTTTTTGTGGCCCTGAGCGGCAAGCGCGAGGCCCTGAGCCAGGAGGAATACCTGCGCTACATCCGCGAGGTGGGCTTCAAGCCGGAGGTGAACGAGCTGTAA